Proteins encoded in a region of the Diabrotica virgifera virgifera chromosome 4, PGI_DIABVI_V3a genome:
- the LOC126883711 gene encoding GATA zinc finger domain-containing protein 4-like, giving the protein MSQGRKGLRNKKNEEDVEVEENVEVDGETQQAEQEQSVAQVLQETTGITQEREENVNMTALMSLMMQINKKLEENSKEIKKDMKKMEYNMEEKSKEIKEDMKKMEYNMEENSKEIKEDMKKMEQKLEEHSRKMEENNAKIVKRLEKQMDEKFDALEKKLASEIKDIHMERNIEIQKYNLEAKIYEERRKTEEKLDDMLQNIQTNNHQIRNVEQRIEDISQIRDIGRPYLNLTNETGIKFSGNIKNLHPRVYINSLKHKLRSVNNINDIKDYIRMTLSDNAATWFASIENDLDNLQTFENKFLNYYWGELEQARFREVLYFGKYNRNLSLNMVDYALKLITVAKYLEPPLREDETVLNVSRHFEADVVQTVTVQNIQTVDSFINFIQRVQRGYITSNNSKNRQSYNNNRYGSNSQNFNNNNNTSYERQGNRENFNNNTNDNRQERQGNRENFNNNNNYNRQDFNTRRNAQRYNYNRQVNYVRGQSCEDSQRNSTWQENMNSRSESSERHRELDPNDQTQSDNPNNPNFM; this is encoded by the exons ATGTCTCAAGGAAGGAAAGGTTTAAGAAACAAAAAGAACGAAGAAGATGTGGAAGTGGAAGAAAATGTGGAAGTGGACGGAGAAACTCAGCAGGCGGAACAAGAGCAGAGTGTAGCTCAAGTTCTACAAGAGACAACAGGAATAACacaagaacgagaggaaaatgtCAATATGACAGCATTGATGTCTTTAATGATGCAGATCAACAAAAAACTGGAAGAAAattctaaagaaatcaaaaaagatatgaaaaaaatggaATATAACATGGAAGAAAAGTCTAAAGAAATCaaagaagatatgaaaaaaatggaATATAACATGGAAGAGAATTCTAAAGAAATCaaagaagatatgaaaaaaatggaacaaaaattgGAAGAGCATTCcagaaaaatggaagaaaataatgCTAAAATTGTGAAACGATTAGAAAAACAGATGGATGAAAAATTTGATGCTTTAGAGAAAAAACTAGCAAGTGAAATAAAAGATATAC atatggAACGGAACATAGAAATCCAAAAATATAACTTAGAAGCAAAAATTTACGAAGAAAGgagaaaaactgaagaaaaattaGATGATATGCTACAAAATATCCAAACAAACAACCATCAAATAAGGAATGTAGAACAGAGAATAGAAGACATTTCACAAATAAGAGACATAGGGAGACCTTACTTGAATTTAACAAATGAGACAGGTATAAAATTCTCTGGTAACATAAAAAATTTACATCCTAGAGTATACATAAATagtttaaaacataaattaagatCAGTGAATAATATTAATGATATAAAAGATTATATTAGAATGACATTAAGTGACAATGCAGCAACCTGGTTTGCCAGCATTGAAAACGATTTAGATAATCTGCaaacatttgaaaataaattCTTAAATTATTATTGGGGTGAATTAGAACAAGCTAGATTTAGGGAAGTTTTATATTTTGGAAAGTATAATCGCAATTTAAGTTTAAATATGGTAGATTATGCTTTAAAATTAATAACTGTTGCAAAATATTTAGAACCACCACTTAGAGAAGACGAAACAGTTTTGAATGTTTCTAGACACTTTGAAGCGGACGTTGTGCAAACAGTCACAGTACAAAACATTCAAACAGTAGACAGTTTTATTAACTTTATTCAAAGAGTACAAAGAGGTTATATTACAAGTAATAATAGTAAAAATAGACAATCATATAACAATAATAGGTATGGTAGTAATTCtcaaaattttaataacaacAATAATACTAGTTATGAGAGACAAGGTAATAGAgagaattttaataataatactaATGATAATAGACAAGAGAGACAAGGTAATAGGgagaattttaataataataataattataataggcAAGACTTTAACACCAGGAGAAATGCACAAAGATATAATTACAACAGACAGGTAAATTATGTAAGGGGTCAGAGCTGCGAAGACAGTCAACGGAATAGTACATGGCAAGAAAATATGAACAGTAGAAGTGAAAGCAGTGAAAGACATCGAGAATTAGATCCAAATGATCAGACACAATCTGACAATCCTAATAATCCAAATTTTATGTAG